GTTGGTCACCGCCCTGCAGGGTGTGCCCGAGGTCGAGGCGATACGCGCACAGTCCATGTTCGGCATGTCGTTCGTGTACGTCATTTTCAACGAGGGAGCCGACGTGTACTGGGCGCGCAGCCGTGTCCTTGAGAAACTCGCGGCAGTGCAGTCGGCGATGCCGCCAGGCGCACGGCTGCAGATAGGTCCAGACGGGACTGGCGTGGGACATGTGTACTGGTACACCGTCGAAGGCGCGCGCGATCTCGGCACCTTGCGCGCGATTCAGGACTGGTACATCAAACTGAATCTGCAAGGAGTGCAGGGTGTGGCCGAGGTCGCATCGGTCGGCGGCTTTGTCACGCAGTATCAAATAGACGTCGATCCTGCGGCGCTGCGCGCGTACAGTCTCGACATGGGACAGATCCGCGCCGCGGTGCAGAGAGCGAACAACGACGTGGGCGGCAAGCTGATCGAGCAGTCCGACGCCGAATCCTTCATCCGCGGACAGGGCTACATCCGTTCGGTGGAGGATATCGAAACTATCGCCGTGACTACCGGATCCGGAGGCACGCCTGTGCTGCTGCGTGATGTGGCGACGGTGCAGCTCGGCGGCGATATCCGCCGCGGCTCACTCGAGAAAAACGGTGAAGGCCAGGCAGTCGGCGGCATCGTGGTGATGCGTTACGGAGAAAACGCACGCGAGGTGATCGAGAGGGTCAAACAGCGGCTCGAGGAAATCCGCGCGGGGCTTCCCGAGGGTGTGACAATCCGGATGGCGTACGACCGCACCGAACTCATCGACGCCGCGGTCGGCACGTTGAAGAGTGCACTCGTCGAGGAGGCCGTGGTGGTCTCGCTTATCGTGCTGATCTTTCTTCTGCACGTGCGAAGCGTGCTGCGCGTGATCATCGAGATTCCCGTCGCGGCGCTCATCGCTTTCATCTTCATGCATCTGTTCAACATCACCTCGAACATCATGTCGCTCGGAGGCATCGCCATCGCGATCGGGGTTATTGTGGATGCTTCCATCGTACTCGTCGAGAATGCGCACCGCAATGTTGCGAGCGCGCAGGCGTTGAAGGGCGCGCTCAGCAGAGAGGATTATTTCGAAATTTCGATCCGGTCTGCAAAACAGGTCGGCCCCGCGATTTTCTTCTCCGTCGCGATCATGGTCGTGAGTTTCCTCCCGGTATTCCTTCTTGAAGGGCAGGAGGGAAAACTGTTCCGTCCGCTCGCATACACCAAGACCTTCGTGCTGGCGGGATCGGCGGTTATAGCGATCACTCTCGTGCCCGTCCTCATGACACTGCTCACACGCGGAAACTTCCGCGGCGAGGAAAAAAATCCGGTCACACGTGTGCTTAACGCGATCTACCGTCCCATCGTGGTGTGGGTCTTGCGGTGGCGGAAAACAACCATCGCCATCAACATACTCGCGCTGTTGGTGACGATACCGCTGATGTCGAACATCGGGTCGGAGTTCATGCCGCCGCTCGATGAACAGAGTCTGTTGTTTATGCCCGTCACGCTCCCCAACGCGTCGATCACCGAGGTAAACCGCATCATGCAGGTTCAGGATGCGATCATCCGTTCCGTTCCTGAAGTGGATCTCGTGCTGGGCAAGGCGGGCAAGGCCGAGACGTCCACCGATCCCGCTCCGGTAAGCATGATCGAATCCATCATCCTTCTGAAACCGCGCTCGCAATGGCGACCGGGATTGACGAAGGACGACATCATCGCCGAACTCGACGCGAAGCTGCAGATTCCGGGTGTGCGCAACGGGTGGACGCAGCCGATCATCAACCGAATCAACATGCTTGCGACCGGCGTGCGCACCGATCTCGGCGTGAAAATATTCGGCAGTTCGCTCGACACGCTCGAGCAGATCGCGATTGCCGCCGAGCGGATACTGCGCGACATACCCGGCGCGGCGGATCTGTACGCCGAGCGCACACAGGGCGGACAGTTCCTCGACATCACCATCGACAGGGCCGCCGTGGCACGGCACGGTGTCGCCATCGCCGATGTGCAGGACGTGATAGAAACCGCCATCGGCGGCGAGAACCTCGGCCAGGTGTTTGACGGACGCAGGCGTTTCCCGATTCGCGCGCGCTTTATGCGTGAATTGCGTGACAACATCCCGGCCATCGCCGAGCTTCCCGTACCCGTGCGCGGAGATGCGTCATCAGCAGCAACTGTTACGGGGCAGGCCGGCGGATCCGTAATCACAACCCAGGGCACAGGAGGTGGCGGTATGTCGAGCATGGGCGGAATGCCGGCGGCGGCACCGGCCACGGCCTCCATCGGCCTGTCCGGATCTCCTTCCGGCTTCGATCGCGCCTCGGTATCGCGACGCGCGTATGTGCCGCTCAAGGAACTGGCGACGCTGCGGCTTGTGCCGGGACCCTCGATGATCGCGAGCGAAAACGCCCAGTTGCGCTCGATCGTATTCCTCAATGTGCGCGGCCGGGATATGGGCGGTTTTGTCGAGGAGGCCAAACAAACCCTGCGAGAGCGGCTTTCGCTGCCCGCGGGATATACGCTGCAATGGAGCGGTCAGTGGGAAAACCAGATCCGCGCGCGGCAGCGTCTCACGATATTGATGCCCATAGTGCTGCTGCTGATCTTTGTGATGTTGTACCTGATCACCAAGGACTTTGCGGAGGCCTTTGTGGTGATGCTCTCCGTGCCTTTTGCACTCATCGGCGGCGTGTACCTCATCGCCATCCTCGGATATAATTTTTCCGTGGCGGTATGGGTCGGATTTATTGCGCTGTACGGTCTGGCGGTGGAGACGGGCGTGGTGATGGTCGTGTATCTGCACGAGGCGCTCGACACACGCATCCGTTCATGGCGCCGAGGAGAGCGCGGTGATATAACACGAGACGATATCATCGAGGCGAGCATCGAAGGATCCGTTTTGCGGCTGCGGCCCAAACTCATGACCGTGGCCACCAGTCTCATCGGACTCATCCCGATCATGTGGAGCGCGGGCGTCGGCGCCGATGTGATGAAACCTCTCGCGGCCCCTCTTATCGGGGGACTGGTGACGTCCACGATTCACGTGCTTGTCGTGACGCCCATCCTCTTCTCGTGGATGAAGGAGCGGGCGCTGCGTCGCGGCACTCTCGAGGAATCGAAAATGGCCGGTTGGATGAAGGAAGGATAACCGTCGGGGAACGGGAAACGTGATGAACGTCGCAGATGCGAGTGCGCACCATTCACATCTGCCCTCATCATGTTTCCCGTTCCGTCGCCCCTCGACAAGCTCGGGGTGACACAGTATTTCCATCACGCATTCCGGTTCGCCATTCCCCGTTCAGACTTCCCAGTTCCAAGTTCCGTCGCGCTTCGACAAGCTCAGCGTGACACTACTTCGCTGTCACGCGTTTCCCGTTCCCCGTTTCACATCCCCGGGTTGTTCTTCCAAAAAAACCCTCTGGCCTTCCGATCCTCGCGAAAGATCCGTAGGGCCGGAAGGTCGACCTCGAAGGCGCGGGCGGCTGCATCGGCGGTGGCGGTAAAAAACCGATTCGGGTCGAGGCCGGTTGGATCCGCGAATCCGCCGACACCGCTCGTAAAAAGTTTCGGAAGCGCTGAGGGATGCCCCCAGTCGCTGATGCCGACATAGAGGCCGAACTCATACGCACGCGCCACCGCGAGATGCCGCCACAGGTCGCGCGAATAATCGGGCGTGCTTTTCCGTGTCACCGAAAGCGCCGGCACAAGCACGAGGTCGGGTGTCTCCCCGGTCCGGTAGAACAAATCACCAAACCAGAAGTCGGCGCAGACGAGTACAAGTACGGACGCGTCCCCGATGCGGAATTCACCGAGCAACTCCCCCGGCTCCACATGTGCGCGCTCGTCGGAATAGGGGCGAAGCTTGTCGTAGCGGCCTACAATATCGCCCGCGGGCGACACGGCAATGCCCGTATTCAGCCGCCGTCCTTCGCGTGTCTCATGGTGCGAACCACCCACAACATGGCAGCCCCACTCAGCCGCGATAGCAGAGACAGCCGCCCTGTATCCATCCGCGTCACCCTCGAAGGCGAAGTGTTCCGGGAGCACAATGATGTCGTCGGCAGCACAAGTACCACGATATGGCGCGAGCGCCTCACGCAGAGCAGCGAGGTTGCCCACAGTGTCGAAAGCGCGCAGTTGGGGTTGTGTCAGTATCAGACGCATGGGGAGCTGCTTCTACTTGGAGATGGGTGGGTGGGATGCCGGCACGAATTGCGCGAGCGCTGCCGCGAGCTGCCGCGAGCGGACTTCACGGCCCACGGCGTTGAGATGATACACTGTGTCGAGAAACATGTATTCCGGATATGTCGATTCTCGCGGATGACGCAGTACGGCTCCAGGCAGTGCCGCGGTGAGAAGCGCATGAAGACTGTCGATCCAGCGTCGACTCTGCTCGTAGTATTTCTCCGGTACAGGAGGGTATTCGATCAGGACACGCACACCCATTCCCGCACACGCATCTCGAAACTCTTGCACGTGTGTGATGGCCTGCTGATCGATGTAGGCGCCTGTGATGGGATCCCAGTCGCGGAGGGGATGGGATCGCCGCACCCGCTCGCGGCTCCATGTATCGCCATGATACCCTGGGGCGTCGGATATCGTGTCGACGCGATTTATAGTCCATCCGGTTTGTTCTTGTGCGGGTATATCACCGGGTGCGACGAAGTTGCGGAGCCGCTTATCGAGCGGGTCTTTGAATTTCAACGGCACCGCCTCGAGAATGGCTTCAAGCTGTCCCCACGACCGAATGTACTGCATCGCCTCCGGATTCTCGATCAGATGATCAAGCAGCGGATGCCATCCGTCGAAAGTTCCGCTGAACTGCGCGTATTCGGGCGCAAGAAGCACGATATCACCCGTGCGAAACTTTTCACGCGCCTGCCGCATCATGAAGCGTAATCCGATTCCCGCATGAGTCCCGAGATTGATGACGGGAATGCCGCACAGTTCCTCCATGACTTTGCTGTTCTGTCCGAAGGCGACCGATGAACCACCGATGACAATGATTCGCGGGGCGGGGATGGTATCGAGCATGTCGACTTTGTGATACATCGCGTCGTAGGAGTGTCGCGCCTGGGGCATAAGAGCGTAATATGACAGCACGAACACGTTCACGCCCAGGATGAGCGCGACGAGCAGAACTCCTCGCGTAACGACACGGCGGAGCGCCGCGAGGTCAGAAGACGACATAGGCAAAGCGAGTGAGCCCGTATACGGGTACAAATGTTTCGATGGCCAGCACAAGCAGGATGTATATTGCCCAGCGTACAACAATCGGAGCTGCGGCGAGAGCCGGTAATAACGATTTTCGTTCCTGCAAGTATTGGACTGCGCCTATCATTGCCGCGAACATCATCGACCAGTAGATATCCACCGCGCGCAAACCATCACGGAACGACGTGTCCATGTGCGTGAGGGATATCATCTCCGATAGAAAACCTCTTGCAGTCTCGAAGGATTCGGAGCGGAATATCACCCACGCAAGACTCACCAGATGGAAGGTGATAAAAACAGCGACGAAACGTCTGAAAGGATGCGACGCTGAAAATCCCGCCCGCGTCCATACACGCTGACGCAGTTTTTTTGTGGAGCGCGATGCGGTGAGATAGGCACCGTGGAGCAAACCCCAGAGCAGAAACGGTCCGCCTGCGCCGTGCCATAATCCACACAGCACCATGGTGACACTCGCTGCTGCAGCGTACGATACAAAGTCGCGCGCGAACGGAGTCCGCAACAGCGGCGCGGCACGCCGGCCGGAAGCATACGCGATGGGTAGAAACACAAAATCGCGCAGCCAGAACGACAGCGATATGTGCCAGCGCGTCCAGAAATCGGCAATACTCGTCGCCATGTACGGCTGTCTGAAATTGACGGCTGGACGAAAGCCCAGCATTAAACTGAGACCGATGGCGATATTCGTGTACCCGGAGAAATCGCAATAGAGCTGGACGGCGTACAGGTACATTCCCAGCCAGAGGCGCACGGTGCCCGCCCCCGACGGATTGCTGAACACAGCGTCGGTGTAGAGCGCCAGCCGGTCGGCAATCACGACCTTCATGAAGACCCCGACGGTAATGAGTATAATACCATCGGCGAGCTGTCTGTAGAGTTCGGATCGTGGTGCGCTCAGCGCCGCGAAAAACGGAGCGGGCCTCTCGATAGGACCGGCGAGAAATTGCGGGAAGAAAAAAAGATACAACGCGGCATCACGCAGCGACGGAGGCTCCGGAAGCCGGCCGTGATATGCATCGAGGAGTAACGCAAGTGCGCGGAACGAGTAGAAGGACAGGCCCACGATGACAAACGCTGAATGGGCATCCTCCGCTGCCGATCCAGTGCTCCAACCCAATAGACTCGCGAGCGGTGTCGCAAGACCGAGGTAATCCTTCGCAAAAACGAGCGGAGTCAGAATGGCGGCCGATGCCACAATCGCGATCAGTCGTCTGTGTCGCCGCATCGTGTCACGCACGACTCGGGCCGCGAGCCATGCGGCTGTACCCATCGCACTAAGAACGAGAAAACCCGGTATTCCGTATGACGCGGCAAACAGCAATCCCACAGCCGTGGTCAGAGGCCGCACCCAGCGAGCGGGCAGGGCGTGACTCAGCAGCGCGGCTGCGATGAGCGGGAGTATGAACAGCAACCCGGACATCGATAGCTCTGCGGCAGGTCCGGCGCTATTTGGCGAGCAACATGGAGCGTGTCAGGACCATCGTTTCAGTCTGCAGCACGTATTGATACGTGCCTGATGGGAGCCCACCCGCGTGAAATCGCGCGTGATGCGTGCCGGCGCCCTGCACCGCGTCTACAAGGCGCGACACCAGCCGCCCGAGCGCGTCGTACACATCCAGACGCACGCGGCCATTTTCGATAATGGTGTACGAAATGTCCGTTTCTGGGTTGAAGGGATTTGGCGCGTTCTGTGCCAGCGTTGCGCGGACCGATCCGTCGAACAGACGAGTGCCGCCTTCGCGGCAGATGTTCGCAAGCGTAAACACGCCTGGAATGGACGTGATCGCCAGTTGCCCGCCTATGCCCTCGGCACTGTCGAGGATCAGCGTCGTGCTCTCGACACGGCCCAGCATGGCGCGGAAGCGCAGTGTCACAAGCACGTTCCGCGCGTCGGGCACAAGCGGGAGTGTGAGCGGAATGAACCGTTCACCACCCGCGATGTTTCCCGATACAACATCGAGCGGCTCGAGGATATCGGCGTTGTAGCGCAGTGTTGTGCGTATGCCTGTGGCGCCAAAGAGCCGTGGATTGATGCCGCTGCGCAGGTAGATCGGGACTTCCACAATCTCGCCGGGAGCGGCGCTGAGAGTATCGGTTTCGAGTGTCACAGCAGCCGTTCCGCGCGCGCCTGTCACAAGAGCCGGAGTTACCCCGCAGCCGGGCGAGAAACCGAAGCGGATGGTATCGGTGAATGCACCGTCGCTGCCCGGATCCGTGAAGCGGATCCGTATCATCGCCGAGGCGCCGGGCGCGAGATCAACGGGTATTCCTGCTGCAATGATGAAGGGTCCGCCCGGACGCACGGTTGCCTGATCGATGCGGATGGGACGATCGCCGGTGTTTGTCACCGCGAGATCACGCTCCGCTGGAAACGAGGTGAGTGGTAAAAGTCCGAAATCGGTCGCCGTCGTGGCCAGCCCCGAGGAATCGCGGCGGCCGCTGAGATCGATGCGCAGAGGCAAGGAGCAGGGCTCCGCCGTTGCGATGAACAGACCTGCTTCCGTGCCCGCCGCATCCGGTGCAAAACGCAGGCGCACGTCGGCTCCACTGCCGGCGCCGATCTTCAGCGGGAATGGAGGCGCGATAATCTGG
This is a stretch of genomic DNA from Ignavibacteriota bacterium. It encodes these proteins:
- a CDS encoding carbon-nitrogen hydrolase family protein: MRLILTQPQLRAFDTVGNLAALREALAPYRGTCAADDIIVLPEHFAFEGDADGYRAAVSAIAAEWGCHVVGGSHHETREGRRLNTGIAVSPAGDIVGRYDKLRPYSDERAHVEPGELLGEFRIGDASVLVLVCADFWFGDLFYRTGETPDLVLVPALSVTRKSTPDYSRDLWRHLAVARAYEFGLYVGISDWGHPSALPKLFTSGVGGFADPTGLDPNRFFTATADAAARAFEVDLPALRIFREDRKARGFFWKNNPGM
- a CDS encoding MBOAT family protein produces the protein MSGLLFILPLIAAALLSHALPARWVRPLTTAVGLLFAASYGIPGFLVLSAMGTAAWLAARVVRDTMRRHRRLIAIVASAAILTPLVFAKDYLGLATPLASLLGWSTGSAAEDAHSAFVIVGLSFYSFRALALLLDAYHGRLPEPPSLRDAALYLFFFPQFLAGPIERPAPFFAALSAPRSELYRQLADGIILITVGVFMKVVIADRLALYTDAVFSNPSGAGTVRLWLGMYLYAVQLYCDFSGYTNIAIGLSLMLGFRPAVNFRQPYMATSIADFWTRWHISLSFWLRDFVFLPIAYASGRRAAPLLRTPFARDFVSYAAAASVTMVLCGLWHGAGGPFLLWGLLHGAYLTASRSTKKLRQRVWTRAGFSASHPFRRFVAVFITFHLVSLAWVIFRSESFETARGFLSEMISLTHMDTSFRDGLRAVDIYWSMMFAAMIGAVQYLQERKSLLPALAAAPIVVRWAIYILLVLAIETFVPVYGLTRFAYVVF
- a CDS encoding efflux RND transporter permease subunit gives rise to the protein MIERIIDFSARNRFLVLLAYFFVVAAGIWALLRTPLDAIPDLSENQVIVFTEWMGRSPQLVEDQVTYPLVTALQGVPEVEAIRAQSMFGMSFVYVIFNEGADVYWARSRVLEKLAAVQSAMPPGARLQIGPDGTGVGHVYWYTVEGARDLGTLRAIQDWYIKLNLQGVQGVAEVASVGGFVTQYQIDVDPAALRAYSLDMGQIRAAVQRANNDVGGKLIEQSDAESFIRGQGYIRSVEDIETIAVTTGSGGTPVLLRDVATVQLGGDIRRGSLEKNGEGQAVGGIVVMRYGENAREVIERVKQRLEEIRAGLPEGVTIRMAYDRTELIDAAVGTLKSALVEEAVVVSLIVLIFLLHVRSVLRVIIEIPVAALIAFIFMHLFNITSNIMSLGGIAIAIGVIVDASIVLVENAHRNVASAQALKGALSREDYFEISIRSAKQVGPAIFFSVAIMVVSFLPVFLLEGQEGKLFRPLAYTKTFVLAGSAVIAITLVPVLMTLLTRGNFRGEEKNPVTRVLNAIYRPIVVWVLRWRKTTIAINILALLVTIPLMSNIGSEFMPPLDEQSLLFMPVTLPNASITEVNRIMQVQDAIIRSVPEVDLVLGKAGKAETSTDPAPVSMIESIILLKPRSQWRPGLTKDDIIAELDAKLQIPGVRNGWTQPIINRINMLATGVRTDLGVKIFGSSLDTLEQIAIAAERILRDIPGAADLYAERTQGGQFLDITIDRAAVARHGVAIADVQDVIETAIGGENLGQVFDGRRRFPIRARFMRELRDNIPAIAELPVPVRGDASSAATVTGQAGGSVITTQGTGGGGMSSMGGMPAAAPATASIGLSGSPSGFDRASVSRRAYVPLKELATLRLVPGPSMIASENAQLRSIVFLNVRGRDMGGFVEEAKQTLRERLSLPAGYTLQWSGQWENQIRARQRLTILMPIVLLLIFVMLYLITKDFAEAFVVMLSVPFALIGGVYLIAILGYNFSVAVWVGFIALYGLAVETGVVMVVYLHEALDTRIRSWRRGERGDITRDDIIEASIEGSVLRLRPKLMTVATSLIGLIPIMWSAGVGADVMKPLAAPLIGGLVTSTIHVLVVTPILFSWMKERALRRGTLEESKMAGWMKEG